Proteins encoded by one window of Haematobia irritans isolate KBUSLIRL chromosome 2, ASM5000362v1, whole genome shotgun sequence:
- the lwr gene encoding ubiquitin conjugating enzyme lesswright, which yields MSGIAITRLGEERKAWRKDHPFGFVARPAKNPDGTLNLMIWECAIPGKKGTPWEGGLYKLRMIFKDDYPTSPPKCKFEPPLFHPNVYPSGTVCLSLLDEEKDWRPAITIKQILLGIQDLLNEPNIKDPAQAEAYTIYCQNRLEYEKRVRAQARAMAATE from the coding sequence ATGTCTGGAATAGCCATCACGCGTTTAGGAGAAGAACGAAAAGCCTGGCGTAAGGATCATCCATTCGGTTTTGTAGCCCGTCCTGCCAAAAATCCTGATGGCACATTGAATCTTATGATCTGGGAATGCGCCATTCCCGGAAAGAAAGGCACTCCCTGGGAAGGAGGTCTCTACAAATTGCGTATGATCTTCAAGGACGATTACCCAACCtcaccaccaaaatgtaaatttgaacCCCCATTGTTTCATCCGAATGTCTATCCATCGGGAACAGTGTGCTTGTCGCTATTGGATGAGGAAAAGGATTGGCGTCCCGCCATTACCATTAAACAAATTCTCTTAGGTATACAGGACCTACTCAATGAGCCCAATATTAAAGATCCTGCCCAAGCGGAAGCATACACAATCTATTGTCAGAATCGTTTGGAATATGAGAAACGTGTGCGTGCTCAGGCCCGAGCTATGGCAGCAACCGAATAA